In the Clostridium sp. 'White wine YQ' genome, ACCTTCAACAATGGTAAAGAATATAAAGCTAAAGTCGTAAATTATGATGAAAGCAGAGATTTAGCATTAATAAGATTACAAGATAAAGTTGATATGCCTGGAGTAGCAACACTTGGAGATTCAAGTAAACTTCAAGCTGGGGAAGATGTAATTGCTATAGGAAATCCATTAGGAAAAGAATTTGTAGGAACTGTAACTAAGGGAATTGTAAGTGCTACAAATAGAACTCTTCAAAATCAAGATGGAAGTACATCTGTATATATTCAAACTGATGCAGCTATAAATCCAGGAAATAGTGGTGGTCCCTTAATAAACTCAAGGGGAGAGGTAGTTGGTATTAATTCCGCAAAAATTAGTGAAAATGGAATAGAAGGAATAGGATTCTCAATACCAATTAATGATGCAAAAGATAAACTTGGTGCATTAAGTACTCCATCAAATAAGAATAATTCAAACAATAGTAATAATGGAACTGTTGCATCTTCAGGTTTAATGTTGGGAGTAATAATTCAGGATCTAGATAAGAATACAGCACAGCAACAAGGATTACCAGAAGGTATTTTAGTTAAAGCAATACAAAATGGATCACCAGCAGAAACTGCTGGGATAGAGATTGGTGATGTAATTACAGGCTTTAATGGAAAAACAGTTAAAACTAGTGCACAACTTAATGCTGAGAAAGCAAAGTTAAAAGAGGGAGATAAGGCTAATATAGTAGTGGTGAGAAGTGGAAAAGAGTTGACTCTTCAAGTTGTAATGAAAGCCCAAAGCAATGAATAATTTAATAGTTGAGATAATCTAAAACAGGGGATAGCTGATTTTTGAAAAATGGCTATCCTCTAATTTTTTTACAGATTATTTTATTATACTAATAAGTATAGTATAATAACTTTATGTTATCATTTACTTATAGAATTTTAGTAGAACAATAATTTATGTTACTAGTTGAAAATAGTATCTAGTTTATATAAATTCTCATGCTATATTAAAATTCTTAAACTGAGGAGGGAAAAAATGAGCAAACTAGATGATGTATATCATGCAATTGTTGAATTGCAAAAAAGTTTTGCTGAAGGAGTTACTGCCAATGATGTAAGTAATTTTTTGGAGTTGGACAGGGCTAATGTAAGTAGATATTTGAATCAGCTTTATAAAGAAAAAAAGGTAAAGAAGATAGATGGAAGGCCAGTTGTTTATTCCGCAGTTGAAGAAAATAGCGAGAGGCAAACAAAAGATGATTCAGTAAAAAGTAATGATACATTAAAAATAGTAAATAATAGCTTGGACTCAATGGTTGGTGCAGATTTAAGCTTGCAAGTTCCAATACAGCAGGCTAAAGCAGCTATTTTATACCCACCAAGAGGACTTCATACTCTTATTTTGGGAGAAACAGGAGTAGGAAAGTCAATGTTTGCAGAATTGATGTATACATTTGCAAAGGAATCAGGAGCATTAGATAGCAATGCACCATTTGTAAGATTCAATTGTGCTGATTATGCAGATAATCCACAACTAGTTATTGCACAAATATTTGGTGTTAAGAAAGGTGCTTATACAGGAGCAGAATCAGATAGAGAAGGACTTCTTAAGAAGGCTGATGGCGGAATGATTTTCTTAGATGAAATTCATAGACTATCTCCTCAAGCACAAGAAATGCTGTTTACTTATATAGATAAAGGATACTTTAGACCACTAGGGGATACAGAAAATTTAATACATGTAGACGCACAAATAATTGCAGCTACAACAGAAGATCCAGCATCATACTTATTAAAGACATTTACCAGAAGAATTCCTATGACAATAACCTTACCTTCATTAAAGGAAAGAAGTCTGAAAGAGAGATATTATTTACTTCAGGATTTTATAAAAGGTGAATCAAATAGATTAGGAAAAAGTATTTATTTTAATAAAAATGCTTTAATCTCGTTTTTCTTATACGATTGTCCTAATAATATTGGTCAATTAAGAAGTGACATTCAGTTGTCTTGTGCAAAAGCATTTCTTAATTACAAAGCAAATGGAAGAAATTACATAATTGTAGAACAAAATGATATACCACAAAGAGTTCAAAGAGGGTTAATGAAATTACAAGAGCATCGTGATGAAATTGACGACATCCTTTTAAACGTTGGGGACGTATTAAGATTTTCTTTTAAGGATCAAGATGATAATTTTCCTGTTATTGAACTCCATGATTCGGACATTCCTAAAAGAGAATTTTTTTATGATATCATTGAGAATAAA is a window encoding:
- a CDS encoding S1C family serine protease, which encodes MSDFRDDNINENNSYEVNTENNSEIVINNEENKNEENIESDVSSVSNSEVNNEVETIDNLGAGNNAEEEIYTPDFVMVSNGKEKKMKRKKPKSKNFNSLGKYILVGGISVAVALGVSIPSTYFLVKNQIESGNLKTSSSDPYNFYTPPSFTSNSDTLSVTDAVKKVAPAVVSVSTKSIVNNGFFSQQQEGVGSGFIINKDGDILTNFHVVQGATEVKVTFNNGKEYKAKVVNYDESRDLALIRLQDKVDMPGVATLGDSSKLQAGEDVIAIGNPLGKEFVGTVTKGIVSATNRTLQNQDGSTSVYIQTDAAINPGNSGGPLINSRGEVVGINSAKISENGIEGIGFSIPINDAKDKLGALSTPSNKNNSNNSNNGTVASSGLMLGVIIQDLDKNTAQQQGLPEGILVKAIQNGSPAETAGIEIGDVITGFNGKTVKTSAQLNAEKAKLKEGDKANIVVVRSGKELTLQVVMKAQSNE